The DNA region CCTCGAGGATTTCAACGTCCTCGCGCTTGCTAACCAAGGTCTCTACGTCCCAGAGGCGGTTTAACTGCCTCGCGAAGACGAAGTGGAAGTTGCCCGTGCTCAACCTGTCTGCCGCCATGTAGAGCTCTCCCCTGGAGAAGTAGGCCATCCCGGGCAAAAGCGAGCGGTGGTATTCATCGGTGTCGACCTCCTCTATGACGTAGCCCCTCATCCTTAGCCAGTCGATTAAGTTTATTAGCTCGCGCGCTGATGCCTTTTCCATCAGCTTGCCCCTTACCCAGGGCTCGTCCTTCACGAGGAAGAAGCTCTCGTCGCTGGCTGTCCTGAGAGAGGAGTAGTTGAGGGCCGGCCTCCTGATGCGGAGCTCCAGCTTCCCAGTTATCGGGTTCTTCCCCAGGTCTGCTTTACGGTCGGTGACGAGCTTCTCGGCTGTTCTCCTCTCGAACCCGTCCAGCTCGTCCCAGTCGAGGACCCCGAGCTCCGTAAGGAGGTAGTGGAGGTGCTTTTCCGCTATGCGCTCGCTGTCAACCTTAACGGGCATGTACTCTATGGCGCCCTTCTCAAGCCTTTCAACGAGCTCATCGAAGTGCTCGCGGTAATAGTAATCGAGGCCGTCCTTCCTCAGGACGATGCCGTTCAATGCCTCGCGGTCGGCCTTTCTTCCAGCCCTGCCGAAGCGCTGGATAAGGGAGAAGAGGCCATCCGGCGGGATGCCGTAGTTTATCACAGCGTCTAAGTCTCCAATGTCTATCCCCAGCTCGAGGGCGTTGGTGGTGAGCAGGACTGAAAGCCTGCCCTCCCTGAAGTCCCTCTCTATCCCCCAGCGGACGCTCTTTGGAAGGGTCCCCTTGTAGGTGCTCGCCCTCGAAAAGGCCGGCGAGCTCATGAGGAAGCGGAGGAGCTTTTCGGTTCCCTTTCTGCTGTCGAAGAAGACGAGGGTCTTGATGCCCTCCTCCGCGAGCCTCTCGACGAGGGCCTTCAGAAGCCCTCTCTCCTCGAGGTTTTCTGGCTCGAAGAGCACCAGATACCTCCTCGGGAAGGGGTTGGTCGCCTCAGTTATTGCCTCGAACTTGGCCCTGAAGAGTTTTTCCGCGAACTCCTCGGGGTTCCTCAGCGTTGCGGAGAGGGCTATTATCTGGGGCCTGACCCCGAGGCGCTTTAACCTGAAGAGCAGGCGCCTGAAAAGCCACGCCGCGTTGCTCCCGAAGATTCCCCTGTAAACGTGGAGCTCGTCAACGACGAGGTAGCGCAGGTTCCTCAGAAGCCACTCGTAGTCCCCCCAGCGGCGCAGAACATTGTAGTGGAGCATGTCTGGAGTTGTGAAGACGACCCTCGGCCTCTCGCGGATCAGCTCCCTCCGCTCGCTCCAGGGGACGTCGCCGGTGAGGATCCTCGCGCTCACGCTTTTTCCAGTTACGCGGTAGAGGGCTAAATTCTGGAGGGAGAACTTCTCGAACTGGTTGTTTATGAGGGCCCTCGTGGGGTAAACGAGGAGGTAAGTCCGCCCCGGGTCAGAGAGGTGGGAGTCGAAGATGGCCAGCCTGAAAACCTCGCTCTTCCCGCTCGCCGTGGGGGTTGTTACAACGATGTTTTTGCCGGAATAGAGCTTTTCGAGGGCCTCAACCTGGTGCCTGTAGAGGGTGAAGCCGAGCTCCCCGAGGAGGGCGTTTATTTCATGGTTCCTGAACCTGAACTCCCCGAACTCGCCCTCGCCCGGCGGGAAGACGTGGACTTTGGCTATTTCTGACTTCAGCGGCTTGAGGGCCTCAAGGAGTGACATGGCCTTTCCTTCGTTGGAACCCTCAAAAAGCTGGCGGTGGCCGTTTGCCGGGCCCGGGAAGTCCACAAGCGTTAAGCTTTTTAAGATAAGCAACATTAGTATAACGGTGATTATGCTAATGGCAATTATAGAAAGGCCCGACCTCGATGGGATCCTCAATGTGAAATGGCTGCTCCTCTACGGGAGGAGGAAGACGGGGAAGACTTTCTACGTCAGGGAGCGGGGAAAATACGTGAGATACTTCATCGTCACGCGCGGCTCGGAGCTGGTCGACATCGGGAGCGGTGAAAGGCTTTCCCCGAATGAGTTCATACGTCTTCTCCCTCTCCTCCTTAAAGAGGGAAGGATTGTCATTGACGAGTTCCACAGGCTGGGGGAGCCTTTCTTTTCCTTCCTCCAGGGGCTTTCTGGCAGGGGAGAGCTGACTCTGATAACATCAACGAGGCACTACTTCAGAAAACTAATGGGTGAGAACAGCCCGCTCCCGGGCCTTTTCCACACCCACGAAGTCGGCCTCATAAAGCCCGGCGATGCACTTAATTTCCTCAGTTCTCGGGGCTTCGCGGGTAAAACCCTCATCGAGCTGGCAGTCCTCCTCCAGGAACCCCTGGTTGCCCCAATGGTCGAATCCCACGGGGAGAAAGTCCCCGGCGTCCTCGGCACGGCGCTGAAAGACTATATCCCGGGCCTCGTGGGGGAGATCTTCACTGAGGAGGAACGGGAGCTGACGGGGAGGTACTGGGCAATCCTTGAGGCCATAGCCGACGGAAAACTCAGCTCGGAGGAAATTACCGGGGAGCTTTTCTCAAAGGGGTTGATAGAGAGCGCGTCTCCCGGGGCGGTCGCTCCGTACTTAGAAACCCTCGTTGGGATGGGGTTGCTCGAGAGGATCAGCGTTTTTGGGAAGAAGCGGAAAATTTACCGCTACCGCCACGTCTCCCCCCTGGTTGATTTTGCCTACTACCTGAACGCAAAGTACGGCTTTTTCGAGGCGGGTTTGCCCCCGAAGAAGGTGGAGGAGCTTTTAAGGGAGAGGCTCCCGCACTACGTTGAGGTCTTCTTTGAGAGGCTCCTCTCCCAGCACTACGGACTCCAGCCGGTCAGGGTGGAGAGGCCCGAACTTGAGCTTGACGTTGCCCTCGTGGAGCACAAGAGGCTCAGGCTCGTTGCCGAAGTGAAGTGGAAGAACAAAATCAAGAAGCAGGACATCAGAAAGGCCGAGGACAAGTTTGACAAAGCGGGGGCGGAAACCAACCTCCTCATAGTCCCGGACAAGGGCCTTCTCCCGGAAAAGCCCGGGAATGCAGTGGCCTTCGACTGGAGGGACGCCCTGGCGTTAGCCGGGGTGGCAAAAGTTCCCGTATAGCTCCCCGGGGTGCCTCACCTGCCGGGAAAAAAGAAAAAATCAGCGGAGGTTTTCGGCCTCCGCGTAAAGTTTTGCCTTCTCGACGAGAACCTTGAGGAGCTCGAGGAGCTCGCGGGCGTTCTTCTCCGAGTAGGGAAGGAGAAAGTTTATGACCCCGCTGAAGCGGGCGTGGTCGTCGAGGAGCGTGAGCGAGAGGTCGACCTCTCTCACAGACCTCCCGAAGATGCCGCTGTAGGTGCTCCTCAGATAGACCTCATAACGCTTGCAGGCCTTCATGGGACCACCTCCCGTGCAGGCCCCAAAGGGGGCAAAAAAGAAAAGGTCACCGGAGCAGGGCCCTCATCTCTTCCTCGCCAAGGACCCGCCCGATGTATTTGGAGAGGATGTAGGCGAGCAGGAAGACGTTTTCAGGGGTCAGGTCGATGAGCTCATAGATGTAGCGGTCGTAGCCGCTGGCGATAACGAAGCGGAAACCACCAGCCTCGAACTGCACCTCGACCCTGAGGGGCCCGTCCACGCTCTCTAACTCCAGGATGTAGTAATCAAAATCCATTGCGTACACCGCGACCACCGCGCAGAAGAGTGCAGGCGCCCTCAGGCGGGGTAACTCGGGCCTTGGGGTTTATAAATTTTCTGGTTCCGGGTTAAAAAAGAAAGGGTCACCGGCCGGCGGTGCGCTTTGCTAACTCCTCGGCGGTGAGCTTTGCGTGCTCTTCCATGAGCCTGCAATCCTCCTGCTTTCGGCGTATGGACAACACGTGGTAGTAAAGCAGTACCAGGCCGAGCCCAAACACCGGAATCAGGAGGGCGTCCAGGACAAGGAGTGCCGCGTAGCCAACCTTCTGGGCGGTTGTGAAGCACCTTATCCCCACGGGCATCACCACCCCTGTATAACCAACCTGCAGTTTTGGAAACTGCCCCCGTGCGGTGGAGAAGTCCATCTAAAACGCGGGGCACCCCCGGGCACCGGCCCGCTTGGGGCGGTTCTGAAACTCGTGTTCGTGGATTTCGACCTTAACCAGGTCGACCCAGTGGCCATGCTCTCAAGCCTGTTTAAGGCGGTTCTGAAACACATGAAGCCATTTGACAAGTACTTCTTCTACAGGGACGCCGGGTGTTCTCAAGCCTGTTTAAGGCGGTTCTGAAACTGAAAAAAGTACGGAGGGAGGGAAATGGCGGCAACGATTTCGTTTTCAAGCCTGTTTAAGGCGGTTCTGAAACGCGACATAGAAGCAAGAGAAATTGATCAAGACAGAAGTAAATAGTTTTCAAGCCTGTTTAAGGCGGTTCTGAAACTAGGATTACGGTAGTGACACCGGATTTGACATGTAGTACCAGTTTTCAAGCCTGTTTAAGGCGGTTCTGAAACCCTCCCTCATGGCAGTCATTTCGTTATAACTCCACCGATGATCCGTTTTCAAGCCTGTTTAAGGCGGTTCTGAAACACGTATGGGGGTAGAAGAATGAAGTACGTGACAATTGGGAGGCACCGTTTTCAAGCCTGTTTAAGGCGGTTCTGAAACCAAGTAATTATCTCACTACCATACCTCGATGGAGACGAGCCAATACAGTTTTCAAGCCTGTTTAAGGCGGTTCTGAAACTAAACAAGTCTGGCATGGATATTCTTGAACTGCCGATAGAAGTTTTCAAGCCTGTTTAAGGCGGTTCTGAAACCATATGCTTTCTCGCCCCCTCGGGCGAATAAAGTAAAGACAAACCCCTATATAAGCTTTTCGCTCCTCTAAGGCCGCAAAAAATCAGCCCCAGGAAAGCTTTTTCAGGACTAACGCCCGTTGGAAAACACAGAACAGGGGCCTCCTACGGCCCTTCTGGCCACTAAAAGGACAACAAAACGGCCGTTTTTATTTAACCAGTTTTTACAGGCTTAAAAAGCTGAAACGATAGAACTCCTCTGAGTTTGCTCCACCTATCTCCGGGGAAAAGACTGCTTTTGCCTGGAAAGCCAGCGAAAGTTCCCCTTCTGACCTGGAACTAAATACCTTTCCGCTTTTCTTCTCCCGGCGAACAAAAGCCTTCCCTACCTTTTTTAGCAGTTTCTGGCTGTCTCCCCCTCCTGTTTGCAAAAACGCGCACTTGATTACTTCTATGTAACGTAAAAATGGGAAAACCGTTCCGCGGCCCCGTTTTCAGTTTTTCAGCCACCGAAGGAGAAATCACTCCACCTATCGCCGAGGTTTCGCCCGCGGTTGCCCAGAAAAGCCACCAAACTCCCGTCCTTCCGGTGCACACTTTTTAAAACCCGGACTTTTTGGGCCTCTCCCTGTCAAAAACAGCCCTACCGGCCACTTTAGGGCCAAAGACCGCTGGCACACCTGGGTAGCCACCAGAAAAGGGAAAGCTCCTGGGGGTAACGTGCACCGTCGCACGTATCCAACCGAAAGGTTTTTCTTTTCCCCGCCCTCCTTCAACCCATGAGGATAAAGCTCGACCTCAGGTCCGAGGAAAGCTTCCCCGAGTGGGCCTTTGGTAAGCACGCGATACAGGCCATGATATACACCCACCTCGACTCCACCGAATACGGGAAGCTCCACGATTCCCGGGGGTTCAAGTTCTTCACCTTCTCCGACCTCTACCCGAGCGGGCACTTCAGGCCGGGGACGGTGAAGAGCCTCATCATCAGCTCGCCCGACGAGGGGTTTATAGAGACCCTCTACGAGAAGCTCCTCCCGGACGAAAGGCTCTACTTCGGGGAGCACTCCCTGGAGGTAGTCTCCATCAAGAAGTTCAGGCTGAGGCCCGGGAGGGCTTTCATAACGGGCTCGCCGGTAGTTGTCGCGGCCAGGCCAGGGGCAGGGAGGTTCTTCACCTTCCACCACGACGGCAGTCTGGACTACTTCATAAGCGCAATAACACGGAACGCGGTGGAAAAATACTCCTCCTTCACCGGCGAATACTTCGGGCTCGACGGCCCCCTCTTCACGAGGATGGTGCCGAGGGTCAGGAAGGACGGCTGGGTGGACGTTTACGTGAGGGTGAACATAAGGGGGAGATACTTCGACGTGCCTGGCTCCACCTGGAAGCTCTTAGAGGCGGAGGTGACCCCGGACAACAGGGACTTCTACGCCTTTATAATGGACGCCGGCGTTGGGATCCTCAACTCCCTTGGCTTCGGCTTCATAAACCCCATCAGGCCCACCAGGGGCTGAAGGCCCTGTAGGTGGCCTCCCCGAGGAGGTGCCTTTTCAGTTTTCTCGCCTCATAGTCCATCATGGAGCGGTAGCTCATGTTCCTCTTCCAGGGTTTGTAATAGACAGTCCTCCTCAGCGTGTCAGTCAGGGCCGCCAGGAGCTTCTTTTTGCCTTCGCGGGACAGGTAGACAGCGTTTCCTTTCCGCGAGAAGTCCTTCTTTGAGAAGAGGCCGCTGTCCAGGGCTGCCTTTACAGTTGAGAAGACATAGAGGGGCTTGAAAATGTCCGCCAGGTCGAGGGGGAGGGAGTGCCTTCTGTCGTTTACAGCGTGCAGGAAGCCTATCGACGGGTCGAGGCCGGCCTTAACAGAGGAGGAGAACGCCAGGCCATAGGTTATTGCGTTGGCGTAGCTTATCAGCGCGTTGACCTCATCCTCCGGAGGCCTCCTCGTCCTTTTAAAGTCCTCCGCACCTATCGCCTCGCCGAAGTAGCTGTAGTAGTGGTTCCAGAGCTCAGCTTCCCTGCCCATGACCTCCTCAACGCTCTCCCCGTCGACCCTGACCGAGTTTATTCTGACCGGGTTGATACCCCACCGCGCCAGTGTAAAGGCCATGTTGTTCTGGATGCCCTTCACGATTTCCCGGGCTATGTAAAGCCTCTTCTCAGGGTCTAAGTGGTGCTCGGCCTGGCCCAGGTGGAGCTTCCCCCTCGGTGAGGCGTCGTTGATGAAGGAGCCCTTGTAGTCGCCCCCGGTGGTATAGAAGTGCACCGGGATTCCCCTCTCGCTCAGCAGGTCTATGGCCCCGCTTGTCAGCGAGACCCTTGCCATACAGTGGATTTCGGCAATCTGGGCCAGGGGGAGGGCCTTCTTAACGAGTTCGCCGACGAAGAAGAGCGAGTTGCCCTCCCTCTCGAGTTTGCCGTGCTGGGTGATGAAGAGGGGGTACTTCACCACGCGACACCGGAACCCAATAACCCCCCAGGGGATTAAAAAGGTTGCGACTCTGAGACCCCCAACGGGGACGGCCGGCACGCGCCCCCTGAAGTTGCTCCGCCGGTTCTGAAACGGGGGGGCCGTTCCTGTTTTGGGCCTCCCCCCGGTACCCTCGCCTCCCTGTCACTGGAGGCGGGGAGGTTCCCAAAACTGCAAGCTGGTTCTGAAACGAGGCCGACGAAACGCGCGCGCACGCCCAGATAGTTGAATTCCGGCAGGTTCCCAAAACTGCAAGCTGGTTCTGAAACAGCAAAAGTAGAGCGTCGTGGGGATGCCTGGGCCCTCACCATTTGGTTCCCAAAACTGCAAGCTGGTTCTGAAACAGAGAAATAAAGGTCTACGCGGTTTATGGCAACGGGTTCTTCTATGGTTCCCAAAACTGCAAGCTGGTTCTGAAACGAGGGGAGTGACGGTATATACTTTCAAGACTGAGGCCGTAGGCCTCTTGTTCCCAAAACTGCAAGCTGGTTCTGAAACAAGGAGGGTCTCGAGGGGCTCAAGAAAGCAGCAGAAGAAGTAGCTATCCGCGTTCCCAAAACTGCAAGCTGGTTCTGAAACCATAGACTTTTTCGCCCCCTCGGGCGAATAAAGTAAAGACAAACCCCTATATAAGCTTTTCGCTCCTCTAAGGCCGCGAAAAATCAGCCCTTAAAACACCCCTCCCAGACTAACCCCAGTTGGAAAACACAGAACAGGGGCCTCCGGGGGCACCCCCTGGCGTAAGAAGGCGGTTTTAGTGGCTGTTCACCAGGATTTAGCCCCTGGAGGGCCGGGCACCCAAAATTCCAGAGGCCCTCTGGGTTTACTCCACCTATCACGAAAGAAAACTCCGGTTTTTGCCGGAGAAACTACCAAAACGCCCCGTTTTTGGCCCGTGGCTGGCTCTCGTCGTTTTTATCCCCTTTTCGGGCAGGCCCAGCCCTTTGTTTCCAAAAGCGTTCATCCTGTTACTATTATACAACATAAAAATGCGAAACGGCTTCCCCGCCTTCCTTTTTTGTTTTTCAGCCACCTGAGGAGAAACCGCCCCACCTATCGCCCGTGGTTTTCCCCGTTCTCGGCTAAAGAGCTTAAAATGCCCCCTTTGTCAATGCACAGTTTTGGAAACAGGGCCCTTTCAGCTGAGTTGGGGCAAAAATAAGGGGCCAAAAAGCAATTCCAGCCAAAAGGTGGTGGCGCACCGTGTTAAATCAAAAGCCGCCGTTTTTAGCTTTTCATATCACGTTGTCGAACTCGTCCGGTGGCCGTCCGAGGTGGAAGCTCCTGACCACCCTGTCGCTGGGCAGGGAGTAGAAGAGCACCGAGTCCTCCTCCTCGTTTATCACGGAGTTCAGCTTCCTCTTCAGCTCCCTCACTTCGTTTCCCTCCAGATAGCCCTCGAAGACGCTCCTCTGTCTCCACTGGAGGTAGGCCCTGAGTATCCTGTGGACCTTAGCAACCCTCTCCTCGTTGACGTCGTAGACGACTATATAGTAGCGCGCCATAGGCACCACAAAGGGAAAAATCATTTGAAGCGGCCGTAGCCGAGGCTCGTTTTTGCACCGACGCCGTGTTCTTTGAGGGCCTCCTCCAGGATGGCCTTCGCCTTCTCCGCCAGCTCCCCTCTTCCGAGCGGTGCGACCGCGAAGAGGAACTCGACGCCAGGTCTGACCGTGAGGTAGATAACCGGCACGGGGTCATGCCAGTCGCCCGGCGCTTCGTCCCCCTGGTAGTACGGCCCGTAGTGGGGGTTCATTATGTCAAACTCGAGGGGGGCTTTTAGGCTGTCAGGAGGAACAGGCTCGAGGGAAGCTTTTGAGCTGTCAGGGGAAACGGGGAGCGCGTCGAAGAAGATGACCTCCCCGCTCTTCTCAGTCGTGCCAAAGATTTCCACGAGCTCTTTGAAGGAGACCCTGACCTTGCTGTTTTCCCCGAAGGTCGCTTGCAGTTGGGCCTCGCTGTTTTCCCCTAAGTCTACTTCCAGTTTTCCACCGGATAGCGCCCTTTCGAGCTCCCCGACGATTTCGTAGAAATCGTCCTTCTTGAGTTTGTCTTTTAGCGTGTCAAAGTTCTCATCGGCGAACTTCTCGAGTGCGTAGGCCCTCGCGATGCCCTTGAGCGCAGTCCCCGGGATGTAGGGGACACCGTAGTTCCGGAGCAACCTTATGCTGGTCTCATAGACGCTCTCATCGCCGAGGCCGACGACGAGACGGGAGGCCGTTTTTAGGCGGAAGACGTTGTTTTTGGCCAGCGTCTTAACCATTTCCTCGTAGAGGTCGAAGAATTTCTTGTAAGCCTGCAGGGCCTCATCCCCTATTTCAAGCCCCTTTTCGCCCACCTCCTCCTTGAGCACGCTCCCGGAGACCTTGGTGGGCACTCCTTTATCATTTTTCCCCCCGGCGTCGTTGTTCGCTATCTTGCCCTGACTGTTACCAGTGGTTGGCACTTCTTTCCATTCGTAGGGGGCGAACTTGGCGAGCTTTAAGCTGAGGTTGTCTATCCCTTTCCAGGGATCGTTTTGAAGTGCCTCCAACGTTTTGGCCGGGACGATGTACCTTACCTTTTTCCCACTCTTATCCCGATTGTCCCGCTCGTGGTGATTTTTTCCGGGGTTGTTTCTGTTTTTCTCCGGGCCTTTTCCCTTCTGGTGGGGGCCGTTTTGGTTATTACCCCCTCCCCCGTGGCGGCCTTTCTGGGGCTTTCCCCTGTGAGGCTCCATATTACTCACCGTTCTCCTCCTTCTCAAGCATCGCCTCGGCGAAGCGTTTGAGCCAGTTCAGGAGCGCTATGGCTTCATCTGTGAGAATCATGGCCTCAATCCCGTTTGATTTCATGTAATACCTTAGCGGATCCTCCCCCTTAGTGAGATTTCTTGCCAGCCACTCGGCTATGTGCTTATAGAGATAAGCGTAAGCCCTCTCCTCGGCTTTCTTAAATCCTTTTCCTTCTGTTGAGAGTAAACGGTTTGAGATTAAATGGTAGTCCACATCCTCCAGGTTTTCCAGCCTTGAGAGGTAAAACGCCAGTGCCTGGCCGAGGCCGTTGGTGAGGATGAGCACGGGGGCGCTCCTGACGTAGGAGCTGTATCTCTTTTGAACGTCTGAGCTTTCGTTCTTCACCTCGGAGATTTTCTCGTAGGCAAACTCCGCCCTCTCCTGCTCGAGGCTTTTTAAGTCCATGCTATCACCCCTGGTTTGGCTCCTTGCCGTTGCCGTTTACGGCGGTTAACTTCACCTTTACAAAGCCCTTCCCAACGGTCTCATCGCCGCCGACCTGGAGGTAGGGGTTGTTTTTGAAGAACTCTGTGAGCTTCCTCTCGACATCCGCAACCGAATTAAGACCTCCTCCCCTCGGCTTCCCCACGGCTATCACCGAGTAGAGCACGGTGTCACTCGGCAGGAACTCCTCGTACCAGAGGCCGCCTTTTCTTACGGTTCCAGTTTTGGAGTCTATGGCGATCCTCGCCACTATCTCCGTGTTCATCCTGACAAAGGCACTGAAGACGTCGTCCGGGACTATGGCGAGCCTTTCCTTTACCGGGACCCCTTCCGGCAGGATTTCCGAGAGGGCTTTTTCAAGGGATGAGAGATTCTCATTCTTAGCCTTAAGGACAACCTCCTCAAGGATGACATTATCGCCAACGGTCAGGATCGAGCTTTTGTCCACTATCGCCCCGTCACCGGGGTTCGGTACCGTAAAGTCCACCTTCTTCCCCGCGAGCTCCATGTCCCTCTTGAACCTTTCCAGCACGAGGGGGCTCGTAACGTAGGCAAAAACTCCCCTGGCGCTCCTGACGGGGAAGAGGAGTATCTTTGCATCGCCGACGCTTATGGCCCCTGCATGCTCGCCTGCCTTTTCCGTGGGCGGGCCGAAGATTGAGTGCACGATTCCTTCATCATCGTTCCTGTCCTCGAAGGCGTGCCTTAAAACGCCCTTGAGGCTCTGGCCCCATATCACCGGAAAGCCGGTGTGCTTCTCCCTCTGTATAGGCAGGTCTATGACGCTGCTTTCGGAGCCGCTGCCCGCGTGCACGGGCGATATCGTGTAGATTCCCAAAACGAGTTTTTTCGAGTACATCAGACCACCTCCTTTCCATCTTCAGGGAGCCTCATTTTCAGGGCTTCAATCGAAAACTCTATGACTTTTTCTTTATCCGGGTAAAACCATACCAGTTTGCCATCTTCATACCTGACCCATACAAGGTTGTACTCGAAGCCCGAGTGAGCTATGAAGTTCCTGACTTCTGGCTCGGGGTTGAGGCTGTCGCCTGAGGAAGAACCCAGCCTTAGGGTTTTTCTCAGTTCACCATAGGAGAGCCCCTTCTTCTTTTTGAGGTCGTTTAACCTTTTGTCCTTGTCTATTTTGTCGAGGATGCCTGGAATACGTCTCGAAGTACCATCTTCGTAAACCAGCTTGCCTTCCTCAAGCTCAGAAAGTTCGGAGACCTGATCCTCGACGACTACTCCTATCCTGGGCATCTTTACAAAGAGTTTTTTCGTTATATCCCTTAGCTCCTTGGTAGTCACGCCGTCCTTGGGGTACTTCCCTCCGAACTCTCCCTCAAGAACTCTGAGGAGATAGTACAGCTTCACCGCAGTTTTGAAGTCCCTGGTGAACCCCCTTTTCCTCACCACATGGACTTTTGTCTTGCCCACTATGTCTGGCTTCATCGAGACCTCTATCGAGTCATCGAACTCCTTAAGGGTGGCCTCTATGATGTCCCCAACAAAATTAATCTTCGGATAGAACGTTGCAAAGACCAGCGGGAAGCCGTTGGTTACGGAGCTTATGAAGGCGGACCATTCCCTCTTTTTCTTGTCGTTACGATCCCTGAAAATCGAGTACATCGGCTTGGGTCTTAGCTCCTCGCTCTCGATTAAGTGGATGTTTAAGACCTTGGATTTTG from Thermococcus zilligii AN1 includes:
- the cas1 gene encoding CRISPR-associated endonuclease Cas1; this encodes MKYPLFITQHGKLEREGNSLFFVGELVKKALPLAQIAEIHCMARVSLTSGAIDLLSERGIPVHFYTTGGDYKGSFINDASPRGKLHLGQAEHHLDPEKRLYIAREIVKGIQNNMAFTLARWGINPVRINSVRVDGESVEEVMGREAELWNHYYSYFGEAIGAEDFKRTRRPPEDEVNALISYANAITYGLAFSSSVKAGLDPSIGFLHAVNDRRHSLPLDLADIFKPLYVFSTVKAALDSGLFSKKDFSRKGNAVYLSREGKKKLLAALTDTLRRTVYYKPWKRNMSYRSMMDYEARKLKRHLLGEATYRAFSPWWA
- the cmr5 gene encoding type III-B CRISPR module-associated protein Cmr5 — translated: MDLKSLEQERAEFAYEKISEVKNESSDVQKRYSSYVRSAPVLILTNGLGQALAFYLSRLENLEDVDYHLISNRLLSTEGKGFKKAEERAYAYLYKHIAEWLARNLTKGEDPLRYYMKSNGIEAMILTDEAIALLNWLKRFAEAMLEKEENGE
- a CDS encoding DEAD/DEAH box helicase → MSLLEALKPLKSEIAKVHVFPPGEGEFGEFRFRNHEINALLGELGFTLYRHQVEALEKLYSGKNIVVTTPTASGKSEVFRLAIFDSHLSDPGRTYLLVYPTRALINNQFEKFSLQNLALYRVTGKSVSARILTGDVPWSERRELIRERPRVVFTTPDMLHYNVLRRWGDYEWLLRNLRYLVVDELHVYRGIFGSNAAWLFRRLLFRLKRLGVRPQIIALSATLRNPEEFAEKLFRAKFEAITEATNPFPRRYLVLFEPENLEERGLLKALVERLAEEGIKTLVFFDSRKGTEKLLRFLMSSPAFSRASTYKGTLPKSVRWGIERDFREGRLSVLLTTNALELGIDIGDLDAVINYGIPPDGLFSLIQRFGRAGRKADREALNGIVLRKDGLDYYYREHFDELVERLEKGAIEYMPVKVDSERIAEKHLHYLLTELGVLDWDELDGFERRTAEKLVTDRKADLGKNPITGKLELRIRRPALNYSSLRTASDESFFLVKDEPWVRGKLMEKASARELINLIDWLRMRGYVIEEVDTDEYHRSLLPGMAYFSRGELYMAADRLSTGNFHFVFARQLNRLWDVETLVSKREDVEILEVRGEKSYRGVTVGLGRLRVRHVYTGYAVRGLDTGNYVAELAKLKETGILKGEIFSPASGEGREDPVLSWEKFARVEFEEPHVREFETEGIWLVFPESIGDVPAEEFREFLGKAGEKAEDIALHLYGSLDRRKLFPLYLGSTSFIIRKTIDDALQGAGISDGELAFAIKKMVDSKDGVGPALHAIEHNLIKIAPVFTYVDSRELGGYSYAAFPGKPYAGMPVVFIYDGNEGGAGLAEVLYENAERLMEKSLEHLRGCPCKDGCPVCVLSPKCGTFNEFLDKWGAIRAWERIFGKN
- the cmr6 gene encoding type III-B CRISPR module RAMP protein Cmr6; its protein translation is MEPHRGKPQKGRHGGGGNNQNGPHQKGKGPEKNRNNPGKNHHERDNRDKSGKKVRYIVPAKTLEALQNDPWKGIDNLSLKLAKFAPYEWKEVPTTGNSQGKIANNDAGGKNDKGVPTKVSGSVLKEEVGEKGLEIGDEALQAYKKFFDLYEEMVKTLAKNNVFRLKTASRLVVGLGDESVYETSIRLLRNYGVPYIPGTALKGIARAYALEKFADENFDTLKDKLKKDDFYEIVGELERALSGGKLEVDLGENSEAQLQATFGENSKVRVSFKELVEIFGTTEKSGEVIFFDALPVSPDSSKASLEPVPPDSLKAPLEFDIMNPHYGPYYQGDEAPGDWHDPVPVIYLTVRPGVEFLFAVAPLGRGELAEKAKAILEEALKEHGVGAKTSLGYGRFK
- the cas6 gene encoding CRISPR-associated endoribonuclease Cas6, which codes for MRIKLDLRSEESFPEWAFGKHAIQAMIYTHLDSTEYGKLHDSRGFKFFTFSDLYPSGHFRPGTVKSLIISSPDEGFIETLYEKLLPDERLYFGEHSLEVVSIKKFRLRPGRAFITGSPVVVAARPGAGRFFTFHHDGSLDYFISAITRNAVEKYSSFTGEYFGLDGPLFTRMVPRVRKDGWVDVYVRVNIRGRYFDVPGSTWKLLEAEVTPDNRDFYAFIMDAGVGILNSLGFGFINPIRPTRG
- the csx1 gene encoding CRISPR-associated CARF protein Csx1 produces the protein MRRVLVATWGNPFQWGEIGYRVNCRDLGIEGCNDVEMKNVSTLPVLLKALNPEKTIILVLDTLANLTLRNDVPEKELGSYEMVKKDVEERVRWFIDNKVLPMVEDGRTRELLKEAKIVVAPGVGEFDNASVEGDVLDFYYFVLKTLAEELPTEDAEVFLDLTHGINFMPVLTYRALKNLLGLLAYLRTVRLHVINSEPYPGGEPKWRDEIAKSKVLNIHLIESEELRPKPMYSIFRDRNDKKKREWSAFISSVTNGFPLVFATFYPKINFVGDIIEATLKEFDDSIEVSMKPDIVGKTKVHVVRKRGFTRDFKTAVKLYYLLRVLEGEFGGKYPKDGVTTKELRDITKKLFVKMPRIGVVVEDQVSELSELEEGKLVYEDGTSRRIPGILDKIDKDKRLNDLKKKKGLSYGELRKTLRLGSSSGDSLNPEPEVRNFIAHSGFEYNLVWVRYEDGKLVWFYPDKEKVIEFSIEALKMRLPEDGKEVV
- a CDS encoding ATP-binding protein encodes the protein MLMAIIERPDLDGILNVKWLLLYGRRKTGKTFYVRERGKYVRYFIVTRGSELVDIGSGERLSPNEFIRLLPLLLKEGRIVIDEFHRLGEPFFSFLQGLSGRGELTLITSTRHYFRKLMGENSPLPGLFHTHEVGLIKPGDALNFLSSRGFAGKTLIELAVLLQEPLVAPMVESHGEKVPGVLGTALKDYIPGLVGEIFTEEERELTGRYWAILEAIADGKLSSEEITGELFSKGLIESASPGAVAPYLETLVGMGLLERISVFGKKRKIYRYRHVSPLVDFAYYLNAKYGFFEAGLPPKKVEELLRERLPHYVEVFFERLLSQHYGLQPVRVERPELELDVALVEHKRLRLVAEVKWKNKIKKQDIRKAEDKFDKAGAETNLLIVPDKGLLPEKPGNAVAFDWRDALALAGVAKVPV
- the cas2 gene encoding CRISPR-associated endonuclease Cas2 — translated: MARYYIVVYDVNEERVAKVHRILRAYLQWRQRSVFEGYLEGNEVRELKRKLNSVINEEEDSVLFYSLPSDRVVRSFHLGRPPDEFDNVI
- the cmr4 gene encoding type III-B CRISPR module RAMP protein Cmr4, with the protein product MYSKKLVLGIYTISPVHAGSGSESSVIDLPIQREKHTGFPVIWGQSLKGVLRHAFEDRNDDEGIVHSIFGPPTEKAGEHAGAISVGDAKILLFPVRSARGVFAYVTSPLVLERFKRDMELAGKKVDFTVPNPGDGAIVDKSSILTVGDNVILEEVVLKAKNENLSSLEKALSEILPEGVPVKERLAIVPDDVFSAFVRMNTEIVARIAIDSKTGTVRKGGLWYEEFLPSDTVLYSVIAVGKPRGGGLNSVADVERKLTEFFKNNPYLQVGGDETVGKGFVKVKLTAVNGNGKEPNQG